The window TGCTTCAGTCTGTCAGAGCTTTCCTGGTACTCAGATCCCCAgataaacttggcattcttcttcgtcaggGCGGTCATAAGCACCACATTAATAGATaagccctgaataaacttcctgtAATAATCAGCCAATCCCAAGAAGCTACGGATCTTTGTCACTCTCTTAGGCACTGTCTAATCtctgactgcctcaactttagaagAGGCGACCTCTATACCATCCCGAGATACAATGTGGCacaagaatgccactctgtcaagccagaactcacacttgctgaatttgGCATACAGTCGTCTGTCCTGTAGAGTCTGCAGTACGCTCCTCAGATTCTGACTGTGCTTCTCTCTGCTCCTCGAATAAATCTGTATGTCTTCTCTAAAAACTATgacaaactgatccaaatatggctgaaacacgcgattcatgatatccatgaagatcgctggtgtgTTCGTCAgaccgaagggcatcaccataaactcatagtgcccataacgcatccggaaggctgtcttatgcacGTCAGACTCTTTCAcattcagctgatggtatccggaTCGGAAATctatctttgagaatactgatgctccctgaagctgatAAAACAAATCCTAGATCATCGGCAacggatacttgttcttgactgtgactctgttcagctctctgtagtcaatacatagccgCATGatgccatctttcttcttcacaaaagtactggtgcgccccatgtaGAAaagctagggcgaatgaaacccttatctagcAAATCCTGCATCTAATCTTTCAACTCCTTCATCTCTGCAGGTGCTATTCGATAGGGCGCCTTAGAAATAGGCACGGTACCTagcataagctcgatagaaaattccacctctttgtctggtggaatgcctgaaacatcGTCAGGAAAAACACTGGGAAATCTCTGACCACATCAACGCCCTCTAGGTTTTGACTGACTGGCTCTGACACTGATACAATACTGGCCAAAAATTCCTTGTAGCCCTTCTTCatgagcttcctcgcacacaagTAGGAAATGATGTGCGGCATCTGCTGGTGTTTGGCTGCCTCAAAAATAAATTGCGTACCACTGGATGGTCGTACGGATACTGATCTCTGTTAGAAGTCTGTGATAGCTCCATTCAAGGAAAGCAAGTCCAtacccaaaataatatcaaactctggTAATGATAGCACAATCAAATCTACATGTACCGCATTTCTCTGCAACCGAAGCTCCAATGCCCTTTCTATCTGAGAAGTGAACATCTGATCACCGGATGGAATCGATACCCTGAATCCTGCATCCATCGCCactggtatgattcctagtcgctGGACGAATGTCTCGGTTATAAAAGATCGTGTAGCTCTGGAGTCTAGCAATACATGCGTGGCTAAacctgaaatatatatcctaccagcgacaaaacataccatcaaatctgatCGCGTTGAAATTCAACGAATTTCCTGCAAGCAAATAACCCAAAATCCTCGAAACTTTACTGAATTAACGCAAATATTACccctaaaatttcaaaattaaacctCAAAAAGTTCGGAATTTGCAATTTAGCCcttaaagtttcaaaaattacatTATGCCCCtacaaaattttcgaaatttgcattattgacccctcaaaattttggaatttaGCCCCTTGTAATTGTAAAATTCTCGaaactaataatttaatttctaaaattttgaaaattctaaaattgttccttaaaattctaaatttaagCAATTCAAACCCTAAATCCAACTAGGTAGAGCGTGCAACCTAATTTGCTTTATGTTATCAATCCCACAAATTAATACTCAAAACAAACATATAACATATGCAATCAAGCgataaattaaaatcataaacataaggATAAACGTAGAATCTGGCTCCGCCTCAGCCTCTTCGGCATGCATCACGTATGCTCTATCAGTAGTGGGGCACTGATTCCTCGGGCAGTCAGCAGCTTTATGGCCCTCTTCTTTGCATAGGAAGCATCTGAAggtgccccacatgcacttgtcATAGTGAAGTTTTTTGTACTGCTTGCATGGCAGTCCTCCCTCCAGCTTAGGAGCCCCTGGTGCCTGAGGTGGCCGCTGCTGTCCTGGCCTCCTAAACTATCActggggcttctgctgcccTTGATGCCTCGGTGGCCATGTAAACTACTTTTTCTGTGGCTGGGATCTGGACTGGGCTTGGGATCTCTTCCGCTGAATTTCAAAATCGATATCCCTCAAGGCCTGCTCCGCCTGAAAAGCACAACCAGTCGCCGCATCATAACTAGCCGATCTCATAAGCAGCACATCTCGGCGCAAAGTAGGCCTcagaccatccataaaatgcctcagcttctgggCGGCATCTCTAACAAtgaggggcacaaaatgacagcccctGTCAAACTTCCAGATGAACTCTGCCACAGTCGAGTCCCCCTGGCGGAGACCCATGAACTCCCTCGTCAGGAGACCCCTGACATCAGCTAGGAAATACTTACCATAGAACGCCTCCTTGAACTGATCCCACGTGAGGGTAGCCAGGTTCAGCTCGTGCACTGCTCTCTCCCACCAGAGGGATGCGTCATCTCTCAGCATATAAGTGGCGCACCTTACCCGGTCGCCATCCCCCATCTGTAGGTACTGAAAATGGAGCTCCAACGAGCGGATCCAGCCTTCTACTAAGAACGGATCAGTGGTACCACTGAACTCGTTCGGGTTGAGCCGTCTAAACTGCTCATAAATATCAGTCTGAGGTCGGGGAGCCTGCCGAGCCTGCTCCATAAGCCTGGCAATACCCTCTAGTACAAGGGTAGCTGCATCTCCTGGCAGTGGTGGTGATGGTCCTCTGCCACCTCCAGGAATATTGTCCTATCTATCTGCACTGGGgtcgcgtctaggaggcatgaTATCTAAATacagtccaaattctaaacgtaacccaTCATGTAATTTAATCTacttttcaaaacatttaatgCTTAAACCATAAAAGCAGCTAAACATGTactgaaaatcataaatcatttaatcatgcaggtgatagcagtaaaaaaatttaaatcataaaagcttacagacttgaggcttgaagactgagctgcagaagctgcCGGTGACACAACCCTATATAGGACCCTTActctaataccaactgaaacgtctactaatttaaaatactactagaattttttattttttttaaaagctaataCACGAAAATCCCATTTAAATGCATGCATGACAGCTGAAAAATAcgtcttttaaaaaataatcgtaatcaaatgacaaataaaaatactgcagtttaAAGTTTGCCAACACGACCATCAATAATAAAACTAGTAAAAATCCTGGGAATCCTCAACTTATCATAACAAGCGAATAAAACTGATCAAGTCTACTCAAAACTCATAACATgtgatgtgcggaaaatatggtcctcgggtcatgttcGCACATCTAGCCCTGCCTACTCAGAATTcggcacctccagcctcctcatcaaCATCCTCacttgcatcattcacacctagtgagtctaaagaatcaacacacctgtaacgttaataccaagtacatatacaagcaggcaacagtgaaaagtaccgtAATTAAAATACAGTTCATGATCTTTAAAGCGTAAACGTAAACACAATAACGCATACGTGTCAAAACATATCTCAACATAACAACATATACATGttcatttcttttaattgaattccgttcattagttgtgactttcgtatcatcatgtcagtcgatggatctatctacgtgTAACTGCGGTACCCGGTGGCGGGGACATCAATGGCAGCATTACCTGTCcattgagccttggccttacatgtaattgtgtcatcgtattagtcacaaccaactcccatcattcaaaacatgtcatcatattcatcacttaataaaatcatgcatataagtaaatttttcttgaaaacaagcatgcaacgtatttttcctATTTACATAAAATTTGGGTTAATAATTAACAGTATGGACATTTAAATTCGGGATGTTAAgcgataaatttaaaaatgtagGATTTTGGAATATTTAATGAAGGTAAGAAACAATAACTTAAGTTAAGAAATTAAAGTCATTACCTTAGGTAAATAAAGAGAGTTATGAGATATTGGTGGACATCGAGGAAAGTGTAACATGCATAATAATTTCTGACTCTTCTTAtagtacaaaaaataaaatagggaGAAGATTTGAGGAGAAAGAAATCCAACGAAACTTGTGTGTGTTAAAGCATGTTAGGCTCATAGTCTTGATTAAAGAAAGATTTAGTAAAACAAAAATTGTTTGAGGGATTAGTTTCTTCCGTACAAggttgaaataaattttaactagGTTATAATTATTGGGACTTGAGTCAATAAGCTGATAAAAAATTATGTTCTAAGATTCTATATTGGTTTGGAGATAGTAATCGTGATAATTTAGGATAAAATAAGTATGGATACGCATATATTCATTGCCGATTTTATTTAGTGTACTATGGTAAATTTCAACGTCATTCTGAGAATTGGTTGGTTGGACAAGAATCATGCAGTGGTAGATAGTCGAGGTAAGCATGCCAAACTTCAATCCAAGAATAAATCGTATTTTATGGTAAGGGTAAGGAACATAAATCCTTCCTTCCTACTTCTCAGACCTAGAAAGCCATGGAGTATGGTTAAGAAGTCTAACTAACAATAATGAAAGAAGCAaaagaaggaattgagctcaagatataaaatattcctGTGGTACGGGAGCTCCGGAAACGTTACTTTGAGTTATGTCAGACTGTGAAGTAGAATTCGAAAGTAACTTGATATCTCGTGCTACACTAAAATCTAAGGAACCCTAGCGAATGACTTCAGTTgaactcaaggagctaaaaATTCGATTCCAAGATTTGTTAGACAAAAACGAATCAGACCAAGTGCCTCTCCTTGGGGAGATTCAATCTTATTGGTACAGAAGAATTGTGAAAGTACAAGATAGTGTGTCATTCTACAAATTACTCAATAAGATCAAGAACAAATGTCATCTTTCACAAATAGATGCCATTTTCAATCAGTTAAAATGAGCTAAGATCTTTTCAAAGCTCTATCTAAGGTCAGACTACCACAATTGAAGGCCAAGGCATAGAATATTCCTAAAACAGccttaaaaagaaaaaggacaTTGACACTATGAGTTCATAATAATTTCTTTTGTTATGACCAATGCTCCAACAAGATTCATAGAACTCATGAACAGAGTGTTCAAGAAATTCCTCGACAAGTTTGTGGTagtatttattgatgacattcttgAATAATCAACAAGTGAGTAAGACCGCAAGGAAGATCTTCGTCTTACTCTGCAGATGCTCATAGAAGAATAACTATATACTGAatttaagaaatgtgaatttttacTAAAAAGCGTCACATTCCTAGGTCATATAATCTTTTAAATAGGCATATCATTGGGTCACAAGAAGGTGGAGACAATCATGGATTGGCCTTGACCGAAAACTGGAATAGAAATTGGAAGCCTCTTGAGATTTCTTGGCTATTAAGAAAATGTGTTAAAGGATTTTCTTCCGCTCACCAAGCTCACTCAGAAGAACTCTAGATTCAATTAGAGTGAAGAATGTGAAGAGTTTTTAGATCCTGAAAAAGAAACTCGCTTCTACACTAGTATTAGTACTTCCCGAAGAAGAcaagaatttcaaaatttatcatGATGCATCAAATGACGATTGTGATGTGTTCTCATTCAAGAGGGGCAAGTAATTCCCTATACATCGAGGAAATTAAAACCATGTGAGCAGAATTATCAAGCACATTGAATTATCCACAATAGTATTTGTGCCAAAGATCCGGAGGATCAAAATTCTTTGGTACCAAATGAGAGATATTTACAGATTAGCAAAGCATCAAATACCGTTCACACAAAAGGAaataaacatgaggcaaagacaGTGGATCGAACTATTGAAAGATTTTGACCTAAGGCTAACAAGATAGCTGATGCGCTAAGCCGAAAGGACTACATAGTGTTATGGCAAGCAATTTTAATCCAATAGAGACCCAAAGTTCTTTCCGATTTTGGAAAATGTTTTCAAAAAGCGATGAGTACCAAGATCACTCTCAGCATGGATTGTCAATCCCAAAGTGATGGACAAACTGAGAATAAAAATACAGGCCATTGAAGATATTCTTAGGACATGTGTCACAGACTTCGGAGGAAATTAAAGTAAACACCCCCTTTTGATTGAATTTGCCGATAACAATAATTATCGTGGAAGTATTGAAACCGGAGAGAAAGATATCAGTGTACCTGAACTGTTCAACTAACTGTTGATAATGTAGTTATTATCAAGGAAAAACTCAAGGCAGCTCAATATCGACAAAAGAGCTGGGCTGATTAATTAAAGCGAAGAACGTTGGAGTTTGAAATCGGTGAGAAAGCTTATGTTAAAGTTTCCCCTGTGAAAGGAGTGGTTCGATTCAGCAAATCCAGAAAGCTAACTCCAAGGTATGTCGGACCCTTCGAAATACTGGGAAAAGTGGGAAACCTAGCTTATCGGCTAGCTTTACCACCAGGCATGTCAAGGATTGACAACGTCTTCCACGTCTTACAGCTAACGAAGTATGTCTCATATCCAAGTAGCATTCTTGAAGTTGAACCGCTACTAATCGAAGGAAATATGAACGAGAAACAACTTGGGGATTTGAAGAAAATATGCACACTCGGCACCCTCATCTCTTTGAGGAATAATAAAgctcaagtttcgaggacgaaacttccaataaggagggtgggatgtgagaacccgaattttTCAAAGCAAAGCACCTCAAAAAGCTCGGAAAGTAGCTCAAAAAGAAGCCGAGGCAATGCAAAACCTTGAGAATTGAGGGTACGTCACTCTAAAGAGGAAACCCTCAGCTCATGAGCTAAAActctcagctcaaggaagctcattgattGTCGGGGAGGAAATCCCTAGTTCATGAATTCAATATCCTAGCTCAAAGAAGCTTATCCTTTCTCGTCCTAAAAGAACCAAAATGGAACTAGGAGAAGAGCTAAAGGATTGGACAAATTTaatgtgcaagaaatgacctttgagttaaccaagAAGGGGAGCTaaaggagctaaaggtttggacaaacttattgtgcaagagatgaccattgagttaaccaagGAAGGAACTAatggagctaaaggtttggacaaacttattgtgCAAGAGATGACCATTGAGTTGATCAAGAAAAGGAGCTAAGAGACTAAGACGTCATTAATATGCAAGAAACAACTCATGAACTAACCAAGATGACCCTTGATGAATGGATagaattttaacaaaaataaatgtCATTCTTGGGCTCCAAGAATTCGGCCATGAGGATGAATGAAGAGGCAAAAattttcctataaataccacctcaATGTGTTGAAGAAGCCACAACCAAAAAGCTATAAAGAAATCGGCCATCTCCTCCTCCAAGTCCAACCTCTCGGCCGAAAGCAAGAAAGAAGAAGGGAAAGCCTGTGCCGTTATTTTGGTGCTGGAAATTATTGTCAACACTGTATGGAGGCTCTGTCCAAATTTCGGTTAGCATCTGGTACGAATTCGGCAAGTTTCGTACATCCAAGTTTGAGCAACTCAAAGTATACCTGCACAtttcggtaagtgggtttttgatatgtatattcgtttgtacttttaaaacttgaatatttaagctatgacatgcatgtatgtgttTCCTCATTTTCGAAAAGCATGATGTctgtcttttaaaaatttcaatcGATTATacgttttcttctatgtttcaaaattctttgattccgctgaatccgTCTGAAACTCTGATAtctgaaaattatgatatgttctGTCTGTAAAACTCTGAATtctgtgttgcactgttacgattcgaatttgaaatgggacgaaaattgtaattctgtctggcccccattggtgggtataaaaccatgttctgtctggctcccattggtgggtataaaaccatgttctgtctggcccccatcggtgggtataaaaccgtgttctggcctcactccttagaggactaacatattggggaaaatttgaccatggaaatgagatgagtaacagtgttgtgtctgttctgaaatgatctgatctgtttttgaaatgttctgaatcatctgttaacttctatctcatattcgattcgtttctgtaagttaaaagtaataagatttgaaagtgtgttaaagaaatattttaaagattaagttctatatgtatctttggaaatcgatcgacccccccacttgctgagtgtttcccaaaacactcaccccttacaaatttcagataaaaatgaagagaaaataaatgaagaagagcaagaagctttctggggttggtcaATCGATGATCAGGATCAAGACTcaagctttctggggttggacAACCGATGAtcgagatccaagatttgtgtcaaaattttggaaaagttttcaaaaggctATGGGAACCAAGGTCACTCTTAGCACGGTCTATCATCCACAAACTGATGACCAAACTGAAAGAACAATTCAAACCATCGAGGACATGCTGAGGGCATGTGCTCTAGATTTTGATGGAAACTGGAGTAAACAGCTACCCCTGatagaattcgcctataacaacagctaccatagtagcatcgagatggctccgtatgaggctctgtatggccgaaagtgtagatcgcctctatactgggatgaagtcggagaaaaggctattactggaccagagcttgttcaattaaccgttgacaaagtagccataatcaagaaaagactcaaggcagccaagatagacaaaagagctgggcagatttaaagagaagaccgttggaattggagattggtgaaaaagcttatgtcaaggtctctcccatgaaagaagtggttcggttcagtaaatcccGAAAGTTAAACCCGAGATATGTAGGACCGTTTGAGATATTGGAAAgggtgggaaccttagcctaccgtcttGCTTTGCCGCCCGATATGTCCAGCATTCACAATGTTTTTcacatctcacagctgaggaaaTATGTTCCAGACCTGAGTCATGTTCTTAAAATTACACcgctgatgattgaaggaaacctGAATGAGGAACTAAAATATGAAGAGGTCCCTATTCAAATAATGGACACAAAACATCAATTGTTGAGAAAT of the Primulina huaijiensis isolate GDHJ02 chromosome 1, ASM1229523v2, whole genome shotgun sequence genome contains:
- the LOC140971225 gene encoding uncharacterized protein; this encodes MEQARQAPRPQTDIYEQFRRLNPNEFSGTTDPFLVEGWIRSLELHFQYLQMGDGDRVRCATYMLRDDASLWWERAVHELNLATLTWDQFKEAFYGKYFLADVRGLLTREFMGLRQGDSTVAEFIWKFDRGCHFVPLIVRDAAQKLRHFMDGLRPTLRRDVLLMRSASYDAATGCAFQAEQALRDIDFEIQRKRSQAQSRSQPQKK